Proteins found in one Paenibacillus sp. FSL R10-2782 genomic segment:
- a CDS encoding dienelactone hydrolase family protein: MISIDKKSDTVIVVLHEIYGINQHIQNICRLLSDQGYDVICPNLLGRETPFDYSQEETAYRNFMENVGFTHASYQIESLLSSIRDRYKKVFIVGFSIGATIAWLCSEEKYVDGIVGYYGSRIRNYLEITPQCPTLLFFPQEEPSFNVDELIIALDNSNIRVHKCNGQHGFSDPYSPRYNVHSAQKSFSEMVDFFDRKGRVHE; this comes from the coding sequence ATGATAAGCATAGATAAAAAGTCGGACACCGTAATCGTTGTGCTGCATGAGATTTATGGGATTAATCAGCATATACAGAATATTTGCAGACTATTATCGGATCAGGGTTATGACGTCATTTGTCCAAATTTACTGGGAAGAGAAACACCTTTTGACTATTCGCAAGAGGAAACTGCCTACAGAAATTTTATGGAAAATGTAGGCTTCACCCACGCTTCATATCAAATTGAAAGTTTATTATCAAGTATTCGAGATCGCTATAAAAAGGTATTTATCGTCGGATTTAGCATAGGGGCAACGATTGCCTGGCTGTGTAGTGAAGAAAAATATGTTGATGGAATCGTAGGATATTATGGCTCACGTATTAGAAATTATTTGGAAATAACCCCACAATGTCCAACACTGCTATTTTTCCCACAGGAAGAACCATCATTTAATGTGGATGAGCTAATTATAGCTTTAGATAACAGTAATATCAGGGTACATAAATGTAACGGACAACATGGATTCAGTGACCCGTATTCTCCCCGATATAACGTACATTCAGCTCAAAAATCATTTAGCGAAATGGTAGATTTTTTCGATAGAAAGGGGCGCGTCCATGAGTGA